Sequence from the Desulfofalx alkaliphila DSM 12257 genome:
TTCCGTGGCAACTCTGCCAGGGCAACAACAATAATGCCGATGGGCAGCAGTATATAATTGTAACCCTTTAAATGAAAAACTTCCTTAAAGGCGCTGGCGGCCATAAAAATGTTTGCAGCGAGTACGCTAAAGCCATTGGTTAGCCATACAGCCATGGCCGGGGCGTCAGCGGGCACCAGTGCCTTTTGAATTAAAAGAATAAAGGGCCAAACCATACGTGCCACTTCAGTGCTGCCAAAGATCGCTATGGCGAGCACTGTGGCTACAACATAAATAGTGATGATATAGGATAGGGCATAGATAAGCGGCAAATAAGGGTTATTCTTATTCTGCAAATGCGGAAACAGAAAAGCAAATATAATTAAACCGCCATAGGCCGACTGAATACTTAAAATCCCTTCACTCCATCCCAAATCTCCCCGTTCCCACAATGGCTGCAGGTTACCCACATCAAGGTGAGGAATGGCGCTTATAAAAATACCCAAAAGTGTCACTGTCTTCAAAACCAGCAAAATGACGTTGACCCGTGCCAGCACCTCTAAGCCGTGAAACACCGCATAGACCGCCAAGGCAACTAAAAGTCCTATCAATACCACCGGCGGGGTGTTGGGGTAAACAATGGTCACTGCAGCATTTATCACTCCCCTGGCTACTATCACAGCCAGCATTATAAAATAAAAGGCTGCCACAAGTCCGATGACTGTACCGATAAAATTTCCCATGATATTCCTGTTTAGGCTCACAAAACTGCTGTTGGGAAAACGCCGGCTAACTGCTGCCAACAACATAATTTGTATTAACGAGTAAAGGCCTAAAACAAGCACCACTATCCATCCGCCTGGGCCACCGATGTTTACGGCCACCTGGGGGAGAAAAAGTATTCCGTTGGCAATGACGCTGCTGATGATTAAAACCATCATTTGAAAATTAGAGATGACGGTCAATGCTACACCCCCGGCAATATCATTTCCCACAAATAATGTTGCTACTACATTTTTTGTCTTTTATAACAAAAAAGAAGCAAACTGTGATATAGATCATATCCCTTCTTCACCGCCTGTGATATCATTTCGCTAACGGGGAGTGAAAAAATGGTAAGAAGCTACTTTTGTAAAATGATTGGAGACAAATCAAATTCCAATTGTTCCATTAAAGATATCTGTATTAAAAACATAAGCATAACAGCCTTAGGCAGCTTTGCCGGCATTGGCATGATAGCTTACCTGGCAGAATGTTACAGCTTAGCGCTGCTGTTACCCTCCTTTGGAGCATCGGCGGTACTGCTTTATGCCGCCTGTCATGTGCCCATGGCTCAACCGAGAAATGTTATCGGAGGGCACATAATATCTGCACTTATGGGGGTAATAACCTATCAACTGTTTGCGTCAACCTGGTGGGCCTATGCCATTGGAGTGTCGCTGGCCATTGTGGCTATGATGCTGACAGGAACATTACACCCACCCGGCGGTGCCACTGCCTTTGTAGCCATATATACCGGGCAGAGTTTTGAATTTATTATATCTCCGGTGGGCTTAGGGGCGGTATGCCTTGTGCTTATTGCCTTGCTGGTTAACAACCTATCACCTAAGCGACAATACCCAAAGTATTGGTATTAATAAAGAATACCCAGAGCACACCTCCTAGTATAAAAAGCCGGTTATTGCCCCGGCTTTTTATACATTTTAATCACCTGGTATACATTAACTTAAAAACAGTCATATTATTTACTACCAGAACAAGAATGAGGAGGTTATATTATGCCCCGCTGCCGTAAGTGTGGAAATGATGATACCATAGCATCTTCTTTAGTTCCACCTGCGTCCGATACAGCCAATGCCCCGCCCTATGGGTTGGTGGCTAACTTTGACCAAGGGGGGAGTTTAACTACCATGGAATGTCAGGGGGCCAGTCTTGATGATGCCCAGGAAGCGTACGAAGATCCCGAACACTACTTTGACACCTGCCCCATTTGTGGCGCAAAAGATATAGAATGGTAATAGATAGCAGGATTTTTTCCCCCTAAGGAGAATAACTAGACATGTTGTTGCTTTTGAGCGAACCTTAGGGGGGAGTTTTTAGACATGACTAACACTGAAGAAAGGGATATGATGGATACTAAGGTGCAGGCTAAAATAAGGCTGGATTTTAAGGGAATTGGCAAACCGGGCAGATTGTTTTTTGGAGGGAAAAACACTGAAAAGGCCGCTGAAGAAATTCGCGATCAGCAGGTTGCCATGTTCCGCAATGTACCAATTCAAGGTATACAAATTGAAGATATAGATATGAGCACTGAAGTTTATACTGTTTACGACGATATCAACCACACCGAAGTTGCCTATGCCCCAGTGGAGTTGCTGGTTACTGCAGATACTTTACAAGATATACTGCGTTTT
This genomic interval carries:
- a CDS encoding HPP family protein, whose translation is MVRSYFCKMIGDKSNSNCSIKDICIKNISITALGSFAGIGMIAYLAECYSLALLLPSFGASAVLLYAACHVPMAQPRNVIGGHIISALMGVITYQLFASTWWAYAIGVSLAIVAMMLTGTLHPPGGATAFVAIYTGQSFEFIISPVGLGAVCLVLIALLVNNLSPKRQYPKYWY
- a CDS encoding GerAB/ArcD/ProY family transporter, producing the protein MGNDIAGGVALTVISNFQMMVLIISSVIANGILFLPQVAVNIGGPGGWIVVLVLGLYSLIQIMLLAAVSRRFPNSSFVSLNRNIMGNFIGTVIGLVAAFYFIMLAVIVARGVINAAVTIVYPNTPPVVLIGLLVALAVYAVFHGLEVLARVNVILLVLKTVTLLGIFISAIPHLDVGNLQPLWERGDLGWSEGILSIQSAYGGLIIFAFLFPHLQNKNNPYLPLIYALSYIITIYVVATVLAIAIFGSTEVARMVWPFILLIQKALVPADAPAMAVWLTNGFSVLAANIFMAASAFKEVFHLKGYNYILLPIGIIVVALAELPRNTAETILFSKQVAVFGVAIEWVLPGLLLMTAFLLGKKEKLS